In Opitutaceae bacterium TAV5, one genomic interval encodes:
- a CDS encoding peptidyl-prolyl cis-trans isomerase, whose amino-acid sequence MNTVPSSQPMNIKPILSTALSFGAAVALHAQEPSPGVLARTGDTEIKIEDIRASLETLAPQEQAALARDPNLLNQAVRSLLARQIVLKEALEKKWDQSPAAATALQRARENALVESYLQAVSLPPEGFPSETELKALYEANKAQLIVPRQVRLSQIFVAKPKEAAALNKARAKLASVEDDLAAAGADFAAIARTSSDERNSAERGGEAGWVLETQLRPEIRAAVAGLALEKIAGPVELDDGWHFVKIHEEKEPQTLAFDQVRGQLTQQIRTEKAKANRQTYLARLLEQNPLVINELALPQLLAKPGN is encoded by the coding sequence ATGAACACCGTTCCCTCTTCCCAACCCATGAATATCAAACCGATTCTATCCACCGCCCTGAGTTTTGGCGCCGCTGTGGCCCTGCACGCGCAGGAGCCCAGCCCCGGCGTCCTCGCCCGCACCGGCGACACCGAGATCAAGATCGAGGACATCCGCGCCTCGCTCGAAACGCTCGCTCCGCAGGAGCAGGCCGCGCTCGCCCGCGATCCCAACCTGCTCAACCAGGCCGTGCGCTCGCTGCTCGCCCGCCAGATCGTGCTCAAGGAAGCACTCGAAAAGAAGTGGGACCAGTCGCCCGCCGCCGCGACCGCGCTCCAGCGCGCCCGCGAAAACGCCCTCGTCGAAAGCTATCTCCAGGCCGTCTCGCTCCCGCCCGAGGGATTTCCCTCGGAGACCGAGTTGAAGGCGCTCTACGAGGCCAACAAGGCCCAGCTCATCGTCCCCCGGCAGGTGCGGCTCTCGCAGATTTTCGTCGCCAAGCCCAAGGAGGCCGCCGCCCTCAACAAGGCCCGCGCCAAGCTCGCTTCCGTGGAGGACGATCTCGCCGCTGCCGGCGCCGACTTCGCCGCCATCGCCAGGACGAGCAGCGACGAGCGCAACAGCGCCGAGCGCGGTGGAGAGGCTGGCTGGGTATTGGAGACTCAACTACGCCCGGAAATCCGCGCTGCCGTGGCCGGTCTCGCCCTGGAGAAAATCGCCGGCCCCGTCGAACTGGATGACGGCTGGCATTTCGTGAAAATCCACGAGGAGAAGGAGCCGCAGACGCTCGCCTTCGACCAGGTCCGCGGCCAGCTCACCCAGCAGATTCGCACCGAGAAGGCCAAGGCCAACCGCCAGACCTACCTCGCCCGCCTGCTGGAGCAAAATCCGCTCGTGATCAACGAACTCGCGCTGCCCCAGCTCCTCGCCAAGCCCGGCAACTAA
- a CDS encoding hemin-binding protein, which produces MHHSFFHVLTLLCLACLACGPTMQAAETAEPRRLDIWEYRIRGSVKLPQKDVERAVYPYLGKLRTVEDVEAARLALEKAYQAAGYQSIGVQIPPQEVVGGIVRLQVVEGTVGRLRVHGSRYFDLNEIKEAVPSLAEGQTPNFQNVEREIVALNQHSDRKVIPTLRAGVVPGTVDVDLNVEDKLPLHGSLELNNRYSSDTKPLRLSGSLRYDNLWQLGHSAGFSFQVAPERTDDAKVFSAFYLAKLPDKPVSLLVQAVKQDSDVSTLGTFDVAGRGEIVGVRAIISLPPKTNYYHNLTFGIDYKKFEEDLTITGAPGALQTPITYYPMSAEYSSTWVGENAVTQFNIGAHLHIRGLGSDPSEWDNKRYKSGGSYLYVRADLSQTRDLPDDWKLFGKIQGQFAGQPLLSGEQFGAGGLGTVRGYLESEVTADNAFGATLELRTPSLTFGGFFDELRLHTFAEWAGLTLNEPLPGQKSRFQLGSVGAGFRFKLKEHFNGSLDLGLPLLEGEHTEKNDPRLTFRLWSEF; this is translated from the coding sequence GTGCATCACTCTTTCTTTCATGTCCTCACTCTCCTTTGCCTGGCGTGCCTGGCCTGTGGTCCGACGATGCAAGCCGCCGAGACCGCGGAGCCGAGGCGCCTCGACATTTGGGAATACCGCATCCGCGGCTCGGTGAAGCTGCCGCAAAAGGATGTGGAGCGGGCGGTCTATCCGTATCTCGGCAAACTGCGCACGGTCGAGGACGTCGAGGCGGCGCGGTTGGCGCTGGAGAAGGCGTATCAGGCCGCCGGCTACCAGTCGATCGGGGTGCAGATACCGCCGCAGGAAGTGGTGGGCGGCATCGTGCGGCTCCAGGTCGTCGAAGGCACCGTAGGCCGTCTGCGGGTGCATGGCTCGCGCTACTTCGACCTGAACGAAATCAAGGAGGCCGTGCCATCGCTGGCCGAAGGGCAGACCCCGAACTTCCAGAACGTGGAGCGGGAGATCGTGGCGCTCAACCAGCACTCCGACCGCAAGGTGATCCCGACGCTGCGCGCCGGCGTAGTGCCGGGCACGGTGGACGTGGACCTCAACGTCGAGGACAAGCTGCCCTTGCACGGCAGCCTGGAGCTGAACAACCGCTACAGTTCGGACACCAAGCCTCTGCGGTTGAGCGGTTCCTTGCGCTATGACAATCTCTGGCAGCTCGGCCATTCGGCCGGGTTCAGCTTTCAGGTCGCACCCGAGCGGACGGATGACGCGAAAGTCTTCTCCGCCTTCTACCTCGCCAAACTACCCGACAAGCCGGTGAGCCTGCTGGTGCAGGCGGTGAAGCAGGACAGCGATGTCTCGACGCTGGGCACCTTCGACGTGGCCGGGCGGGGCGAAATCGTCGGCGTCCGTGCCATCATCTCGCTCCCGCCGAAGACGAACTACTATCACAACCTCACCTTCGGCATCGACTACAAGAAGTTCGAGGAAGACCTCACCATCACCGGCGCGCCCGGCGCGCTGCAAACGCCGATCACCTATTATCCAATGTCGGCGGAGTATTCGTCCACTTGGGTGGGAGAAAACGCCGTGACGCAGTTCAACATCGGCGCGCACCTGCACATCCGCGGCCTCGGCAGCGATCCCTCGGAGTGGGACAACAAACGCTACAAGTCCGGCGGCAGCTACCTCTACGTCCGCGCCGACCTCTCGCAGACCCGCGATCTGCCCGACGACTGGAAACTCTTCGGCAAGATTCAGGGACAGTTCGCCGGCCAGCCCTTGCTCTCCGGCGAACAGTTCGGCGCGGGTGGCCTCGGCACGGTGCGCGGCTACCTCGAATCGGAAGTGACCGCGGACAACGCCTTCGGGGCCACGCTCGAACTGCGCACGCCCTCGCTGACGTTCGGCGGTTTTTTCGACGAACTGCGCCTGCACACCTTCGCCGAGTGGGCCGGGCTGACCCTCAACGAACCGCTGCCCGGCCAGAAGTCGCGCTTCCAGCTCGGCAGCGTGGGCGCGGGCTTCCGGTTCAAATTGAAGGAGCACTTCAACGGCTCCCTCGATCTCGGCCTGCCGCTGCTCGAAGGCGAGCACACCGAGAAAAACGACCCCCGGCTCACCTTCCGACTCTGGAGCGAATTTTAA
- a CDS encoding transporter, whose protein sequence is MDAGDDNKSYDDINVTPMVDLYLVLLLIFIIMTTAGVTGVKVELPKSSPAPTLSETKSRAVTVNNQGKIFLDTVPVTLEQLEQRLKEHKAKHADFPVVVRGDRLTQYQGVMDVLDVFGRVGLTQIGLATQPPK, encoded by the coding sequence ATGGACGCCGGCGACGACAACAAGTCCTACGACGACATCAACGTCACCCCGATGGTGGACCTCTACCTGGTCCTCCTGCTGATCTTCATCATCATGACCACGGCGGGGGTGACTGGCGTCAAGGTCGAGCTGCCCAAGAGCAGCCCGGCGCCGACCCTCAGCGAGACGAAGAGCCGGGCCGTCACCGTCAACAACCAGGGTAAGATTTTCCTGGATACCGTTCCCGTCACGCTCGAACAACTCGAACAACGTCTCAAGGAGCACAAGGCGAAGCACGCCGACTTCCCCGTCGTGGTGCGCGGCGACCGGCTCACGCAATACCAGGGCGTCATGGATGTCCTCGACGTGTTCGGCCGCGTCGGCCTCACGCAAATCGGTCTGGCAACCCAGCCCCCGAAATAA
- a CDS encoding biopolymer transporter ExbB, which yields MKRATTALCKWMPCLAALLALTSPAHAWWDDNWTLRKQLTVEAPAPEAQPVENAPVLVRLHIGNFSFSSAREDGADLRFVAADDKTPLPYHIAQYDALLGEAFAWVKVPVVKIGEPAKIWLYYGNPAAAPAGEAKATYDDATALVYHFGERGQPARDYSGNENHSTTAGVPVEGSLIGTGVLFDGTRSITIPASESLNLPAGAALTWSAWIKPVILPANAVIYSRRDGASAAFVIGLDQGVPFVEVTAAGRTQRTPASAPLVAGVWQHLSVVAEGSQITVHVGGEARGTLAAALPALATPASLGADTIPGYIGFGGELVELQIAKTARSEAALRFATLSQSGETQILAIGPDQVAGAGAHGGALTEAAQHLFLFGDIAKNMMFDGWIAVFVCIIMIIVGWAVAIGKFSYLNRIHKGTEAFLAQWKQVSTDLTVLDHSNAESVKSFGGTVNGKTQKLIEETPLYHIYHIGSEEIRHRLQNKDGFHGLSSRSMLAIKTKLDSGLTRELHRLNRGLIYLTISIAGGPYVGLLGTVVGVMITFAVIAKTGEVEVNSIAPGIASALLATVAGLLVAIPALFIYSYLNTRIKEMTSNMRMFIDEFVTSMAEFYPTPADRAAPADINRQGKET from the coding sequence ATGAAACGAGCGACTACCGCCCTCTGCAAATGGATGCCATGCCTTGCGGCACTGCTGGCCCTGACCAGCCCCGCGCACGCCTGGTGGGATGATAACTGGACCCTGCGCAAGCAGCTCACGGTGGAGGCGCCTGCGCCGGAGGCCCAGCCGGTCGAGAACGCGCCGGTGCTGGTGCGCCTGCACATCGGCAACTTCAGCTTTTCGTCCGCCCGCGAGGACGGAGCTGACCTCCGCTTCGTTGCGGCCGACGACAAGACGCCGCTCCCGTATCACATCGCCCAATACGATGCGCTCCTCGGAGAAGCCTTCGCCTGGGTGAAGGTCCCTGTGGTCAAGATCGGCGAGCCGGCAAAAATCTGGCTCTACTACGGCAACCCCGCCGCCGCGCCGGCCGGGGAGGCGAAGGCCACCTACGACGACGCCACCGCACTCGTGTATCACTTCGGCGAGCGCGGCCAGCCCGCGCGCGACTACTCCGGCAATGAAAACCATTCCACGACCGCGGGCGTGCCCGTCGAAGGCTCGCTGATCGGCACCGGCGTTCTCTTCGACGGAACCCGTTCGATCACTATCCCCGCCTCGGAAAGTCTCAACCTGCCCGCCGGGGCCGCGCTGACCTGGAGCGCCTGGATCAAGCCGGTGATTCTCCCCGCCAACGCCGTGATCTACAGCCGCCGCGACGGTGCCAGCGCCGCGTTCGTCATCGGTCTGGATCAAGGCGTGCCCTTCGTGGAAGTGACCGCCGCCGGACGCACCCAGCGCACCCCGGCGTCGGCTCCGCTGGTCGCCGGTGTCTGGCAGCATCTCTCCGTGGTGGCGGAGGGCTCGCAGATCACCGTCCATGTCGGCGGAGAAGCCCGCGGCACGCTCGCCGCCGCGCTGCCTGCCCTTGCCACGCCCGCGAGCCTCGGAGCGGACACCATTCCGGGCTACATCGGCTTCGGTGGCGAACTCGTCGAGTTGCAGATCGCCAAAACCGCCCGGTCCGAAGCCGCGCTCCGTTTCGCCACGCTCAGCCAGAGCGGGGAGACGCAGATTCTCGCGATTGGCCCTGACCAAGTGGCGGGGGCCGGCGCGCACGGCGGCGCGCTGACGGAAGCTGCGCAGCACCTTTTCCTCTTCGGCGACATCGCCAAAAACATGATGTTCGACGGCTGGATCGCGGTGTTCGTGTGCATCATCATGATCATCGTCGGCTGGGCGGTCGCCATCGGGAAGTTCAGTTACCTCAACCGCATTCACAAGGGCACCGAAGCCTTCCTCGCGCAGTGGAAGCAAGTGTCCACCGACCTCACCGTCCTCGATCACAGCAACGCCGAAAGCGTCAAGTCGTTCGGCGGCACGGTCAACGGCAAGACGCAGAAGCTGATCGAGGAAACCCCGCTCTACCACATCTACCACATCGGTTCGGAGGAGATCCGGCATCGCCTGCAAAACAAGGACGGTTTTCACGGCCTGAGTTCCCGCTCGATGCTGGCGATCAAGACGAAGCTCGACTCCGGCCTCACCCGTGAACTGCACCGCCTCAACCGCGGCCTGATTTATCTGACGATCAGCATTGCCGGCGGTCCCTACGTCGGCCTCCTCGGCACCGTCGTCGGCGTGATGATCACCTTCGCCGTGATCGCCAAGACCGGCGAAGTGGAGGTCAACTCCATCGCGCCCGGCATCGCCTCGGCCCTCCTCGCCACCGTGGCCGGCCTGCTCGTCGCGATCCCCGCGCTGTTCATCTACAGCTACCTCAACACCCGCATCAAGGAGATGACCTCCAACATGCGCATGTTCATCGACGAGTTCGTCACCTCGATGGCCGAGTTTTATCCGACGCCGGCCGACCGCGCCGCGCCGGCCGACATCAACCGCCAGGGAAAGGAAACCTGA
- a CDS encoding RNA polymerase subunit sigma-24, protein MKPEFSSDEELIAALRNSDEHALQLLLKRYHVTLSKFAFLILKRRDLAQEASTNVFVNIWCRRRSLLIKTSLRSYLYSAVSNQALKLLSRQPKHEPISLEEVSPEELADTRRTDTELLFKEFEAQIEDVLSRMPDQRRLIFRMSKIDGMLYKEIADTLNISEWTVQNHMVQANRQIAEALPEFRANWLNRDTEDR, encoded by the coding sequence ATGAAACCGGAATTCTCCAGCGACGAAGAGCTGATCGCCGCGCTTCGGAACAGCGACGAGCACGCCTTGCAGCTTCTGCTCAAAAGGTATCACGTCACCCTTTCCAAGTTCGCCTTCCTCATTTTGAAACGGCGCGATCTCGCGCAGGAAGCCTCGACCAATGTTTTCGTCAACATCTGGTGCCGACGGCGGTCGCTCCTCATCAAGACCTCCCTGCGCAGCTATCTTTACAGTGCGGTCAGCAACCAGGCGCTCAAGCTCCTCTCGCGGCAGCCAAAGCACGAACCTATCTCCCTGGAAGAAGTCTCTCCCGAGGAACTGGCGGACACGCGCAGGACCGACACCGAACTGCTCTTCAAGGAGTTTGAAGCCCAGATCGAGGACGTGCTCTCCCGGATGCCCGACCAGCGGCGGCTTATCTTCCGCATGAGCAAAATCGACGGAATGCTCTACAAGGAGATTGCGGATACGCTGAATATTTCCGAATGGACCGTGCAGAATCACATGGTCCAGGCCAACCGGCAGATCGCCGAAGCTCTCCCCGAGTTCCGCGCAAACTGGCTGAACCGGGATACCGAAGACCGGTGA
- a CDS encoding anti-FecI sigma factor FecR, which produces MNTEDNDLPAFYKLATRYLVGEASSRERDRMVKMLQQPDRRQLFDAMRAEFEGNAPSGSDDFGLDEVSRKLAELTAGGRKIVRMPKRRLPSWKPWLLAACATLAVAVAIVGIQTGRNTNRQASEISWVTYATGPRERLYVSLHDGSKIVLNAGSTLSSPDSFDDHTRVVRLSGEAYFDVSRDESRPFVVETTTLRVTVLGTRFNVRAFNDGSQAQVALISGRVKVSGIGPSGELAPVEMTPGLQYSFTARTGEGKVEPVAAEASIQWTKTKEPRASAQAPLVFDQEPLASVASKLEQRFGVPLEISQPELGQKKVTGRFETEPLEEILKVLRMAGAFDYRLVRKGEQIERVILSAPSKPISSEK; this is translated from the coding sequence ATGAACACCGAGGATAACGATCTCCCCGCCTTCTACAAACTGGCGACCCGTTATCTTGTGGGTGAAGCCTCCAGCCGTGAACGTGACCGCATGGTCAAGATGCTCCAGCAGCCGGATCGCCGGCAGCTCTTCGATGCCATGCGGGCCGAGTTTGAGGGGAACGCTCCTTCTGGAAGCGACGATTTCGGTTTGGACGAGGTCAGCCGCAAACTCGCCGAGCTCACTGCCGGCGGAAGGAAAATCGTGCGGATGCCCAAGCGTCGCCTGCCTTCCTGGAAACCCTGGCTGCTGGCCGCGTGCGCCACGCTGGCCGTCGCCGTCGCGATTGTCGGCATCCAGACCGGACGGAACACCAACCGGCAGGCGTCCGAAATCTCATGGGTGACTTACGCCACGGGTCCGAGAGAGCGCCTGTATGTGAGTCTCCATGACGGCAGCAAAATCGTCCTGAATGCCGGCAGCACCTTGTCCAGCCCCGACTCCTTCGACGATCACACGCGCGTCGTCCGCCTGAGCGGCGAGGCATACTTCGATGTCAGCCGGGACGAGTCGCGTCCCTTCGTCGTGGAAACCACGACCCTGCGTGTCACGGTGCTGGGCACGCGCTTCAACGTGCGCGCCTTCAACGACGGCTCGCAGGCCCAGGTTGCCCTGATCAGCGGACGGGTAAAAGTGTCGGGAATCGGGCCGTCGGGCGAACTCGCGCCGGTGGAAATGACTCCGGGCCTGCAATACTCGTTCACCGCCAGAACCGGCGAAGGCAAGGTCGAGCCCGTGGCCGCCGAAGCCTCGATCCAGTGGACGAAGACGAAGGAGCCTCGCGCCTCCGCGCAAGCCCCTCTTGTCTTCGATCAGGAACCCCTGGCCTCGGTCGCGAGCAAGCTGGAGCAACGCTTCGGCGTTCCCTTGGAGATCAGCCAGCCGGAACTCGGGCAAAAAAAAGTCACCGGCCGCTTCGAGACTGAACCCCTGGAAGAGATTTTGAAAGTCCTCCGCATGGCCGGCGCATTCGACTATCGCCTCGTGCGGAAGGGCGAACAGATCGAGCGGGTGATTCTGTCCGCTCCATCGAAGCCAATTTCCTCAGAAAAGTGA